The following are from one region of the Fusarium verticillioides 7600 chromosome 1, whole genome shotgun sequence genome:
- a CDS encoding xanthine dehydrogenase (At least one base has a quality score < 10) codes for MAPSAVSPTRESNPEPLATLTSKFDDTLRFYLNGTKVVLDDIDPEVTVLEYLRGIGLTGTKLGCGEGGCGACTIVVSQYNPTTNKIYHASVNACLAPLVSLDGKHVVTVEGIGSSQKPHPTQERIAKSNGSQCGFCTPGIVMSLYALLRNNDSPSKDDVEEAFDGNLCRCTGYRSILDAAQTFSVDKPGMKFKKAGGTGCCMENGNGPPSGGCCMDKANLDDAPIKRFTPPGFIEYNPDTELIFPPALKRHELRPLAFGNKRRRWYRPVTVEQLLQIKSAHPQAKIIGGSTETQIETKFKALEYPVSVYVGDIAELRQYTFKEDHLEIGGNVILTDLESICEHAIPHYGRERAQVFEAMLKQLKFFAGRQIRNVGTPAGNLVTASPISDLNPVFWAANAVLVAKSSTKETEIPVAQFFTGYRKTALAQDAIIASIRIPVTQSKGEFFRAYKQAKRKDDDIAIVTGALRVRLDDEGIVREAALIYGGMAAMTAAAKTAMEYLVGRRFADLETLEGTMNALGRDFDLQFSVPGGMASYRKSLAFGFFYRFYHDILTILDGSSEQVDKEAIDEIERDLSSGAVDEDAAVAYKKEVTGKSNPHLAALKQTTGEAQYTDDIPAMKNELHACYVLSKRAHAKIISIDYSAALDIPGVVDVVDKDDMPNPDANKFGAPHFDEVFFAEGKVLTVGQPIALVLATSPLRAQEAARAVKIEYEDLPSVLSIEDAIAADSYHNFYREIKKGDTEKAFKECDHVFTGTVRMGGQEHFYLETNACLVVPKPEDGEMEIFASTQNANETQVFASRVCDVQSNKVVVRVKRLGGGFGGKESRSVILSSILALAAKKTKRPVRYMLSREEDMVTSGQRHPFLGKYKVGVNKDGKIQALDCDVFNNAGWTFDLSAAVCERAMTHIDGCYDIPNVYIRGRLCKTNTMSNTAFRGFGGPQGMFIAESYMEEVADRLGMPVETLRQINLYEKDGQTHFGQGLGDWHVPLMYKQVQEEAMYEARRHAITDFNQTNKWRKRGLALIPTKFGISFTALFLNQAGALVHIYHDGSVLVAHGGTEMGQGLYTKLTQIAAQALGVPLDNVFISETSTNTVANASATAASASSDLNGYAIFNACEQLNERLAPYRKKLGPEATMKDLAHAAYFDRVNLSAQASTRHLRLGMIGIPTRARCSSTSLRELPQLKWNWIY; via the exons ATGGCGCCTAGCGCTGTATCTCCCACAAGGGAGTCCAATCCTGAGCCCTTGGCAACCCTAACCTCTAAATTCGATGATACCCTTCGATTCTATCTTAACGGAACCAAAGTCGTTCTGGACGACATAGATCCAGAGGTCACAGTCTTGGAATATCTACGAGGAATCGGTCTCACAGGGACAAAACT TGGCTGTGGCGAAGGCGGTTGCGGAGCTTGCACAATCGTGGTCAGCCAGTATAacccaacaaccaacaagatCTACCATGCCAGTGTCAATGCATGTCTAGCTCCTCTCGTCAGTTTAGACGGCAAACATGTCGTTACTGTTGAAGGTATCGGTAGCTCCCAGAAGCCCCACCCAACTCAGGAGCGTATTGCCAAGTCTAATGGCAGCCAATGTGGTTTCTGTACTCCTGGTATTGTGATGAGCTTGTATGCTTTACTGCGAAACAACGACTCACcctccaaagatgatgtcgaggaggcgTTTGATGGCAACTTGTGTCGATGTACTGGCTACCGTTCCATACTAGATGCGGCTCAAACGTTCAGTGTTGATAAGCCGGGTATGAAGTTTAAGAAAGCAGGGGGCACTGGATGTTGCATGGAGAACGGTAACGGTCCACCCAGCGGAGGTTGCTGTATGGACAAGGCAAACCTTGATGATGCACCAATCAAAAGGTTCACCCCTCCGGGGTTCATCGAGTACAACCCAGACACGGAGCTTATCTTCCCACCCGCTCTCAAGAGACACGAGCTACGGCCTCTGGCATTCGGAAACAAGAGGCGGAGATGGTATCGCCCTGTCACCGTTGAACAGCTCCTGCAGATCAAGAGTGCTCATCCTCAAGCCAAGATTATCGGTGGAAGCACAGAGACTCAGATCGAAACAAAGTTCAAGGCTTTGGAGTACCCTGTGTCAGTTTATGTTGGCGATATTGCCGAGTTGCGGCAGTACACTTTCAAGGAGGATCACCTTGAGATCGGTGGCAATGTTATCCTGACTGACCTTGAGAGTATCTGCGAGCATGCTATCCCTCATTATGGACGGGAACGTGCCCAGGTATTTGAGGCTATgctcaagcagctcaagttctttgcTGGTCGACAAATTCGAAACGTTGGTACTCCTGCTGGTAACTTGGTCacagcatcgccaatctcAGATCTCAATCCCGTATTCTGGGCTGCGAATGCTGTGTTAGTGGCCAAGTCATCCACCAAGGAGACGGAGATCCCTGTTGCCCAATTCTTTACAGGTTATCGAAAGACAGCACTCGCACAGGATGCGATCATTGCGTCAATCCGAATTCCAGTCACTCAAAGCAAGGGCGAATTCTTCAGGGCATACAAGCAGGccaagagaaaggatgaCGATATCGCTATTGTCACTGGAGCTCTGCGGGTTCGcttggatgatgaaggcATCGTTCGAGAGGCAGCCCTCATTTATGGTGGCATGGCTGCTATGACGGCTGCTGCCAAAACAGCAATGGAATACCTTGTCGGACGACGATTCGCCGACTTAGAGACTTTGGAGGGAACCATGAACGCTCTTGGTCGCGACTTTGACTTGCAATTTAGTGTTCCGGGTGGCATGGCGTCTTACCGAAAGTCTTTGGCCTTTGGATTCTTCTACCGATTTTACCATGACATTCTGACAATTCTCGATGGAAGCTCAGAGCAGGTCGACAAGGAGGCTATTGACGAGATTGAGCGAGATTTGTCCAGTGGAGCAGTCGATGAAGACGCTGCTGTGGCTTATAAGAAGGAGGTAACTGGCAAATCTAACCCCCATCTGGCTGCTCTCAAGCAAACAACAGGCGAGGCGCAATACACCGACGATATTCCTGCCATGAAGAACGAGCTTCACGCCTGTTATGTTCTTTCAAAACGAGCACacgccaagatcatctctATCGACTACTCTGCCGCTTTGGATATTCCGGGAGTagtggatgttgttgataaggATGACATGCCAAACCCTGATGCCAACAAATTTGGTGCTCCTCATTTTGACGAGGTTTTCTTCGCTGAGGGCAAGGTTCTGACAGTGGGTCAGCCGATTGCCTTAGTTCTGGCAACTTCTCCTCTGCGAGCTCAAGAGGCTGCTCGGGCAGTCAAGATCGAATATGAAGATTTACCATCCGTGCTCTCGATTGAGGATGCTATTGCAGCCGATAGCTACCACAACTTCTACAGAGAAATCAAGAAGGGAGACACGGAGAAGGCTTTCAAGGAGTGTGACCATGTGTTCACTGGAACAGTCAGAATGGGTGGCCAAGAACATTTCTACCTCGAGACCAACGCTTGCTTGGTTGTccccaagcctgaggatggagagatgGAGATCTTTGCCAGTACTCAGAACGCCAACGAAAC ACAAGTATTCGCTTCGCGAGTTTGCGATGTACAGTCAAACAAGGTTGTTGTTCGTGTCAAGCGACTGGGTGGCGGTTTCGGAGGAAAGGAGTCACGATCAGTGATTCTCAGTTCTATCTTGGCGCTTGCGGCAAAGAAGACCAAAAGGCCAGTCCGATACATGCTGTCGCGAGAGGAAGATATGGTTACAAGTGGACAACGCCATCCTTTCCTTGGCAAATACAAGGTCGGAGTGAACAAGGACGGTAAGATCCAAGCTTTGGATTGCGACGTCTTCAACAATGCAGGCTGGACATTCGACCTCAGTGCAGCTGTGTGCGAACGTGCAATGACCCATATTGATGGTTGCTACGACATTCCTAACGTGTACATCCGAGGACGCTTGTGCAAGACGAACACGATGTCCAACACTGCGTTCCGAGGATTTGGTGGACCTCAGGGCATGTTCATCGCAGAGTCGTACATGGAGGAGGTGGCTGACCGATTGGGAATGCCCGTCGAAACGCTGCGCCAGATCAACTTGTACGAGAAGGACGGCCAGACTCATTTTGGTCAAGGCCTTGGAGATTGGCATGTTCCCCTGATGTACAAGCAGGTGCAGGAAGAGGCAATGTACGAAGCACGCCGGCATGCCATTACCGATTTCAACCAAACGAACAAGTGGCGGAAGAGAGGTCTGGCTCTGATCCCGACCAAGTTTGGTATTTCGTTCACCGCTCTATTTCTGAATCAGGCTGGCGCTTTGGTGCACATCTATCACGATGGCTCTGTCTTGGTGGCCCACGGTGGTACTGAGATGGGACAAGGCTTGTATACCAAGCTCACCCAGATTGCAGCACAAGCACTGGGTGTTCCATTGGACAACGTCTTCATCTCCGAGACCTCCACCAATACGGTGGCCAACGCCTCTGCAACAGCTGCTTCAGCCTCGTCAGATCTGAACGGATacgccatcttcaacgcgTGCGAGCAGCTGAACGAGCGACTGGCTCCATATCGAAAGAAGCTAGGTCCTGAGGCGACCATGAAGGATCTTGCCCATGCTGCTTACTTTGATCGTGTCAATCTTTCTGCCCAGGCTTCTACGAGACACCTGAGATTGGGTATGATTGGAATAccaacaagggcaagatgTTCTTCTACTTCACTCAGGGAGTTGCCGCAGCTGAAGTGGAACTGGATCTACTGA
- a CDS encoding aminotransferase: MLRSILTPSCPSYSVLRTTLRSIIPLHSSRSFSSSVSAMSNQTQKLKPAARVQGQKKDVWSMINEAAASSPIQPIVNLGQGFFGYNPPDFILNAAKEALDRVECNQYAPAKGRPRLRKALADAYSPLWSRNLDPETDIIITTGANEGMLSAFMGFIEPGDEVIVFEPFFDQYISNIQMPGGKVVYVPLHPPETGATKNSSAADWTIDFDELEKAFTPRTKMIVINTPHNPVGKVFHKDELQKIADLAVKHQTIILSDEVYDRLFYVPFTRIANLSPEVDKLTLTVGSAGKNFYATGWRVGWLIGPPELIQHVTAAHTRICFSTPAPFQEAAAIGFEQADKNGFWDETIKEMKAKVDRLNEVFEELNLPVTYPEGGYFLLVNMAKVKLPEDYPFPPHVASRPRDFKLAWFLIQEIGVAAIPPTEFYTPNNAHLAEDYIRFAVCKNDDILEQAKERLRGLKKYIQE; this comes from the exons atgttgcgcTCCATATTAACCCCGAGCTGCCCCTCCTACTCCGTGCTCCGGACTACACTCCGAAGCATTATCCCTCTTCactcatcaagatcattctCAAGCAGTGTCAGCGCCATGAGTAACCAGACTCAAAAGCTCAAACCCGCGGCTCGGGTCCagggccagaagaaggatgttTG GTCCATGATCAATGAGGCTGCTGCGTCTTCACCTATCCAGCCTATTGTGAACCTGGGTCAGGGTTTCTTTGGTTACAACCCCCCTGACTTTATTCTcaacgctgccaaggaggctTTGGATCGTGTTGAGTGTAATCAGTATGCGCCTGCTAAGGGACGACCGCGGTTGAGGAAGGCTCTTGCGGATGCGTATTCACCATTGTGGAGTCGCAATTTGGACCCTGAGACTGATATTATTATCACAACTGGTGCTAATGAGGGTATGCTGAGTGCGTTCATGGGTTTCATTGAGCCTGGTGATGAGGTTATTGTGTTTGAGCCATTCTTTGATCA ATACATTAGCAATATTCAGATGCCCGGCGGCAAGGTCGTCTATGTTCCCCTTCATCCTCCCGAGACAGGAGCCACAAAGAACTCTTCAGCCGCAGACTGGAcaattgactttgacgagCTAGAGAAGGCCTTCACACCCCGCACCAAGATGATTGTCATCAACACTCCCC ACAACCCTGTGGGCAAGGTTTTCCACAAGGACGAGTTACAAAAGATTGCCGATCTTGCTGTCAAGCACCAGACTATTATTCTCTCGGATGAGGTTTATGACCGTCTTTTCTACGTGCCGTTTACGCGAATTGCAAATCTTTCTCCTGAGGTGGACAAGCTCACTCTCACTGTTGGATCTGCTGGAAAGAACTTTTATGCCACTGGCTGGCGTGTTG GCTGGTTGATTGGTCCCCCAGAGCTGATCCAGCACGTCACTGCCGCTCACACGCGTatctgcttctcaacacccGCCCCCTTCCAAGAAGCCGCCGCCATTGGTTTCGAGCAAGCCGACAAGAACGGTTTCTGGGATGAGACcatcaaggagatgaaggccAAAGTCGACCGCCTCAACGAGGTATTCGAGGAACTCAATCTACCCGTGACATACCCCGAGGGCGGTTACTTCCTGctcgtcaacatggccaaggtcaagctaCCAGAGGACTACCCCTTTCCCCCTCACGTCGCAAGCCGGCCTCGCGATTTCAAGCTGGCGTGGTTCCTCATCCAGGAGATTGGTGTTGCAGCTATTCCTCCTACAGAGTTTTATACTCCGAACAACGCGCACTTGGCGGAGGATTATATCCGATTTGCTGTGTGTAAGAAtgatgatatcttggagCAGGCTAAGGAGAGGCTAAGGGGGCTGAAGAAGTACATTCAAGAGTAG
- a CDS encoding serine/threonine protein kinase: protein MSITAWTDEDVRAALVPQNEFPPCSYLRGTRLGRGACASVYKVLNVKTGGLFAGKSSPQAADHLREEARNLTRLNHPQIVKFIEYSEDKHNPAANVLVMELCAGGSLQDRIHDNSKGLNGQDTLRVLLQIGQAVEYLHGQGLFHTDIKPRNIVARSWAPVNVVLGDCAEVMKVQHIDPRKRPYGTRSYWSPYMEKHSRNSGKSDDIWALGISLLGMMAQWPRCLIKQEKLYPKKCYNHAHELHKLNLGDDRTQILLRLLVWDHNKRITAPQLVKLTAERLEAGPNFVEELKSPEGFQPLVFW from the exons ATGAGTATCACCGCTTGGACCGACGAGGATGTTCGAGCAGCCCTCGTCCCTCAGAACGAGTTCCCTCCTTGCTCCTATCTTCGAGGAACTCGACTAGGTCGAGGTGCATGTGCCAGCGTCTATAAGGTGCTGAACGTCAAGACCGGAGGCCTATTCGCCGGCAAGTCTTCTCCTCAGGCTGCCGATCACCTACGAGAGGAAGCTAGAAACTTGACTAGACTGAATCAT CCCCAGAttgtcaagttcatcgaATACAGTGAGGACAAGCACAACCCAGCCGCCAACGTCCTTGTCATGGAGCTCTGCGCCGGTGGCAGTCTTCAAGACAGAATTCATGACAACTCTAAAGGCCTCAATGGTCAAGACACTCTACGAGTCTTGCTCCAGATTGGGCAAGCAGTTGAGTATCTCCACGGACAAGGGCTTTTTCATACCGACATCAAGCCACGAAACATCGTGGCTCGATCATGGGCACCAGTCAATGTTGTCCTCGGCGACTGCGCCGAGGTAATGAAGGTCCAACACATTGACCCTCGGAAACGCCCATATGGAACCCGTTCATACTGGTCTCCATATATGGAGAAGCATAGTAGGAACAGCGGGAAAAGCGACGATATTTGGGCACTGGGCATCTCACTTCTCGGGATGATGGCCCAGTGGCCTCGCTGCCTCATTAAACAAGAGAAACTATACCCAAAGAAGTGCTACAACCATGCACACGAGCTGCACAAGCTCAATCTTGGTGACGACCGAACCCAGATTCTATTGCGCCTACTGGTGTGGGATCATAACAAGCGGATCACCGCCCCCCAGCTGGTGAAGCTGACGGCTGAGCGTCTGGAGGCTGGCCCTAATTTTGTCGAGGAGCTGAAGTCTCCTGAGGGTTTCCagcctttggtgttttggtaG